The following DNA comes from Alienimonas californiensis.
GGCTCCTCGCCATGCGATCGCGGACGCTGGAGCGTTTCTTCTTCGACGGGGTGGACGAGGACGCCATAGCGGTCGCGGGGGGGAGGACGGAATGCGGGGCGGACATCAGGACAACACCGTTTGACCGGCAGCGGGTCGGGCCGGGGCGAACAGGTCGGAGCGTTCCCGGCGAATCGGGGCGCCGGGGCTCGGTTCGACGGACCACTCGAACAGCAATGCGTCAAAGGCGCGGACGGCGTCCGCCAGCGCTCCGCCGTTGTCGATCACGGCGTCGGCGGCGGCCTTTTTGCGGTCCAGCGGCCACTGACTGGCCTCGCGGCGATCCAGCTCGGCCTCGTCCCAGCCGCGGCCGGCGACGCGGCGGAGACGTTCAGTCCGGGGGACGTCGACGAAGACAATTTTCTCGCAGAACTCCGACCAGCCGCTCTCGAGCATCACGGCGGCGTCCAGCAGCACGGCTTCGACGCCGGAGGCGAACCAGCCCGCCGCCTCCTCGAGCAGCCGGCGACGAATCAC
Coding sequences within:
- the coaE gene encoding dephospho-CoA kinase (Dephospho-CoA kinase (CoaE) performs the final step in coenzyme A biosynthesis.), producing MSSSAPGPVFGVVGGVGSGKSALCSAVAERWGLAVLDGDAAGHAALREDAVKNALHDRFGEAIFFAHGDLAHAEINRSKLAARVFGPGNEAALKDLEAIVHPVIRRRLLEEAAGWFASGVEAVLLDAAVMLESGWSEFCEKIVFVDVPRTERLRRVAGRGWDEAELDRREASQWPLDRKKAAADAVIDNGGALADAVRAFDALLFEWSVEPSPGAPIRRERSDLFAPARPAAGQTVLS